The Rhodothermus marinus DSM 4252 DNA segment CCGCTACACGGAGATTCGCCTGCTTTCCGTTGAATTCGACATCCCCATTCCTGAGGAAATCTTCAGCTTTCGGGCGCTGGAGCAGTAATCATGACCGGACGGCTGGCCTGGCGCAATCTGGGACGTAACCGCCGACGCACGCTGCTGACGGTGGCGGCCGTCTTTTTTGCCACGTTTCTCATGGTGTTCATGCGCGGGCTCCAGCTCGGCACCTACGACTTTTTCATCCGCCAGAGTACCCGCCTTTCGACGGGCTACCTGCAGGTGCAGCACCCCGACTATCTGGACCGCCGCTCGCTGCGCCAGAGCTTCCGGCTCACCGACTCGCTCTTTGCCCGTATTCGCACCACGCCGGGCGTTACTGGTGCGGCTCCCCGGCTGGAAAGCGGCGGGCTGATCAGCAACCGGGCTACTTCCTACGGCGTGCGTCTGCTGGGCATCGATCCGGCTTACGAGCCGGACGTGACCGACTTTCCCACCCGGCTGGTCGAAGGCCGCATGCCGGCGACTACCCGTCCGCTGGAGATCGTGGCCGGTTATCGCCTGCTCGAAAACCTGGGCGCTTCGGTGGGCGACACGCTGGTGCTGCTGGCTGAAACGTACGGTGGCTTTCTGACCAGTCGCTTCGCCGTGGTGGTGGGGGCGCTGCGCATCGGCTACGAGGTGCACGATCGCTCCCTTGTGCTGCTGCCGCTGGCGGCGCTGCAGGACCTGCTCGAAACCGGCAACCGTGTGACGGCCGTGGCGGTGGCCGTCCGGCGCAACGCCGACGTGCCCGTCGTGCGCGACCGGCTCGAAGCCCGGCTCGACAGCACGCTCGTCGTGCGCACCTGGGAAGAACTGATGCCCGAGCTGCGCCAGGCCATCGAACTGGACAACGTCAGCGGCCTGCTTTTTCTCTTCATGCTCCTGATCGTGGTGGCCTTCGGCGTGCTGAACACGGTGCTGATGAGCGTGCTGGAGCGCTCGCGGGAGTTTGGCGTGCTGCTGGCGCTGGGCATGCCCAACGAACGGCTGCTGCGCGTGGTGCTCGCCGAGGCCGCGCTGGTGGTGCTGATCGGCCTCGTACTGGGAAGCCTGGCCGGCTTTGGCGTCAACACGTACCTGATCCGCCACCCGATCACGCTGGGCGGCGAGCTGGCTCGGCTCTACGAGTACTACGGCTTTCTGCCGGTGCTGACCTCGTCGGTGGCCCCCGAAATCTTCCTGCGTACGGCGCTGCGCGTGCTGGTGATCGCCGGCCTGGCCATCCTGTACCCGCTCTGGCACGTGCTCCGACTCGAACCGTTGAAAGGCATCCGCTACACCTGATGAGCTTCCGCGGCGTTACCGGACTGGCCCGCGTGGCCTGGCGCAACCTGTGGCGCAATCGGCGCCGCACGCTAATCGTGCTCAGCAGCGTGGTGGTGGGCGTCTTTGTGCTCGTGCTCTTCGACACGCTCAACCTGGGCATGGTGGAGCAGATGCTCGACAACCAGCTCCGCCTGCACATCGGGCACGTCCAGATCCACCACCGGGGCTACCATGCCAACCCGGCCGTCGAGCGCTTTTTCCGAAAGGCCGAGGCGCTCCGCCAGCAGGTGGCCGCCGAACCCGAAGTGCGGGCGGTGGCACCGCGCGTGCTGGTTCATGGGCTGCTTTCGAGCGCCTACAACAACGGCGGTGTGCAGCTCGTGGGCGTCGCACCCGAAGCCGAGTCGCTCGTGACGTTCATCGCCGACCAGATCGTCGCGGGTCGCTATCTCACCGGCGAGGGCTCGGAGATCCTGATCGGCGAGCGCCTGGCCCGCAAGCTCGAAGTGCGCCTCGGCGACCGGGTGGTGGCCATGGCCGCCCGGCCCGACGGCCAGATCGGCTCGGAGGTGTTCCGCGTGGTGGGGCTGTTCCGCACGGTCAGCGCCGACTTCGACCGGACGATGGCCTTCATCCCGATCGACCGTGCCCGCGCCATGCTGGGGCTGCCCCCCGACGCTGCCCACGAGCTGGCCGTGCTCCTGGACGATGTGCGCCAGGCCGATGCGCTGAAGACCCGCCTGCAGGCCGCGCTGCCCGACACGCTCGAAGTGCTCACCTATCGCGACGTGGTCCCGCTGCTCGTCATGCAGCGCGACCTCTACGCCGAGATGATGTACCTGTTCTACCTGATTATCGGCGTGGCGCTCATCTTCGGGATTATCAACGCCATGCTGATGGCCGTGCTGGAGCGGCTGCCGGAGTTCGGTGTGCTGCGGGCCCTCGGCATGAGCGAGGGGCGGCTGTTTCTACTGGTGTCGCTCGAATCGCTGCTGCTCGGCCTGCTGGGCACGGCCATCGGCTGGGCACTGAGTCTGCCGGTCTACGCCTATCTGGCCCGACACGGGCTGGACCTGGCCGTCTTTTCCGAGGCGCTGGCCGCCTTCGGCGTCGGCTCGGTGATCTATCCGCGTTTGACGCTCCGGGTGGTCTGGAACGCCTGGCTGATCATTCCGCTGGTGGCCTGGCTGGGGGCGCTGTACCCGGCCTGGCGGGCCATTCATGTCGAACCTGTCGAAGCGATGCGCGCCGTATGAATCCGAACGCGATTGTCCAGGCCGAACAGGTAACCAAGATCTACGACGAGGGCGCCGTGCCCGTGCAGGCGCTGCGCGGCGTCTCGCTCACGATCGAGCCGGGCGAGTTCACGGTGATCGCCGGCCCTTCGGGCTCCGGCAAGACGACGCTGCTCAACCTGCTGGGCGCGCTCGACGTGCCCACCGAAGGACGGGTGTTTTTCGAGGGCCAGGACCTGTCCACGCTTTCCCGACGCGAACGGGCCCGGCTCCGGCTCTACAAGATCGGGTTCGTGTTTCAGGCCTACAACCTGATCCCGGTCCTGACGGCGCTGGAGAACGTCGAGTTCGTGCTGCTTTTGCAGGGCGTGCCGGAGCGGGAGCGTCGCAGCCGCGCCCTCGAAGTGCTCGAGCAGCTCGGCATCGGCGAGCTGGCCCACAAACGCCCCCACGAGATGAGCGGCGGCCAGCAGCAGCGGGTGGCCGTCGCCCGCGCCGTGGTCAGCCGTCCCCGCCTGGTGCTGGCCGACGAGCCGACGGCCAACCTCGACTCGGCCACCGGCGCCCGCCTGCTTGACCTGATGGAACAGCTCAACCGCGAGCAGGGCGTGACGTTCGTCTTTTCGTCACACGACCCTCAGGTGATCGAGCGGGGCCGCCGCCTGCTCTGGCTGCACGACGGACAGATCGAACGCGAAGAACAAAGGTGAACCGCCTGCTGCTCACGCTGTTGCTCATTGCGGTCGGTTCGGTGCAGGCCCAGCCGGCCCGCCTGCGCGGCTATGTGCTGGCGCTGCATGCCTACGAGCGCTTCGACCCCGTCGGGGCCTTGCTTTTCGGAGGAGCGCGCACGCTGACGCTGGATCTGGTCCGCGCCCGCCTGATGCCCGAGGCCCGCCTGCCCGGCGGCCTGCGTCTCCAGCTCGCCTACGAACTGAACCTGCTCTACCTCTGGACACCGGGCCTGCTCGCGGGCGAAGCCCCTCTGCCGCCCCGCCAGTTCGTGGATCTGAGCGCCCGGCTCTATCACGACCGCTCCACCCGGATCACGCATTTCATCGATCGGCTTTCGCTGCGAAGGTCGTTCGACTGGGGCCGTATCGAAGCAGGCCGCCAGCGTATCGCCTGGGGCGTCGGCCGCCTCTGGACGCCGGTAGATTTTTTCAACCCGCTGGCTCCTTTTGAATTCGACCAGCTCGAAAAAACTGGGGCCGACGCGCTCGCGCTGCGCTACTACCTGGGGCTGCTGAGCGATCTGGAGCTGGTGTACAACCCGGAGCGCCGGGGCCGCTGGCACAACGTGGCCTTCCGCTGGCGCACCCATGCGGGCACCTACGACCTGGCGCTCGTGGGGGCGCTCCTGCGCCGACGGGCCACCGTGGGGCTGACGGCGGCCGGCAACCTGGGTACGGCCGGTGCCCGCGCCGAGTTGCTCTGGGAGCAGGACCATGCGATCAGCCTCGTGCTGGGCCTCGACCATCAGTTTTCGCCCCGGTGGTACGGGCTTGTCGAGTACTACCGGAACGGCCGGGGCGCGGCCCGTCCCGAAGCCTACGACTGGCCGGCCCTGGCGCGTGGCGAGGCCGTGCAGGTGGGCCGCGACGAGCTGGCGCTGCTGCTGCAGTACGAACTACATCCTCTCGTACAACTCCAGGCGCTGCACCTGCGCAACCTGAACGACCGGAGCTTCTACACCGGCCTGCAGCTCACCTGGCTGGCCACCCAGGCCGTCGATCTCGTGCTGGGCGGCTGGCTGGGCCGGGGCGACCGACTCAGCGAATACGGCCTCCTGCCCGACGTCTTCTTCCTGCGCGGGCGGGTGTATTTCTAATCCCGAATCCGCCCCAGGCGCACCAGCAGGCCGATGTTGGGGGCCACAACCGTCTGCAGGCGTCGGCGTCGCCTGAGCTCCGGCCGCTGACCCTCTACGAAGTCTGTTTCGGTGACCGTCTCAGGCTCAAAAATTAGCCACAGGCCACCCTCGAGCATCACACGGCCGAGCCGAAACCGAACGCCTGGCTCCAGCCCCAGATGGGGATTTTCATCTTCGGACGAAGATCCACCGTCCAGTGGATTGATCTCGGCCGCCCAAGTCAGATGCACCCGACCGTAGAAGTCAAGCGGAGTGCGGGTGTGCGTGGTCACGCCCGCAAAGCCATCGACGAGCAGCAGCAGCCAGCCGGCCCCCACCGTCCCCTGCAATCCGGAGGCAATGGGCCCTTCGGCCACGAGCCCCACACCACCGATCACCTTTCCCTGCAGCCCCCACCAGCCGACCGGCTGCCCACGGGCAGCGGTGCCTGCACTACCCAGCAGCAGACCCAGCACGAGCAGACACGCCCGCGTTCCGCGCATAGGCTGCGAACGTTTTGAAGAAACTGCACTTAAACCATGGGAAATTAAAAATACCGGCCCGAAATAGCCATACGGCCAAGATGACTGCTTTCAAAAGGCTGCGAGCGTGTTCCTATTGAAGCGCATGGCTACATGAATGCTTTTGCTCGCACGCTCCTGTTTTATTTGAGGTCCTGAGATGTAATCGCCGATTCACCGGGGCATGATGGCGCCATACTGATTCGCAGATACAACAGGGCGGACACAGCGGTCCGCCCCTACATGGGGAAAACGTTGTTGTTTGTCCGGTAGGGACGCATCGCAGTGTGCGCCCGTGCTTTCTCACATGCACCAGGACGCCCGAGAAATCATAGAACATATGAGCTACGTAACCGCCCTGCCCGAGCGCACACTGTAACGTCAACATCCGCCATGCGGCATATGGGAACCTATCATCCCACGAAATACTGGCACCGGCTGGAAGACGGACGGGTGCAGTGCGACCTGTGCTCGCGGCACTGCCGGCTTCAGGAAGGACAGCGGGGCTTCTGCTTCGTGCGCATGAACCGGGGCGGTCAGATCGTGCTGACCACCTACGGCCGCTCCAGCGGCTTCTGCATCGATCCCATCGAGAAAAAGCCGCTGAACCATTTCCTGCCGGGAACGGCCGTGCTCTCGTTCGGCACCGCGGGCTGCAACCTGGGCTGCCGCTTCTGCCAGAACTGGGACATCAGCAAGTCGCGCGAGATGGACACGCTGGCCGACGAGGCCGCGCCCGAAACCATCGCCCGCGTGGCCGAAGCGCTGGGCTGCCGGAGCGTCGCCTTCACCTACAACGACCCGGTCATCTTTCACGAATACGCCCTCGATGTGGCCCGGGCCTGCCATGAGCGGGGCATCCGGACGGTGGCCGTCACGGCCGGTTACGTCTGTCCGGAGCCGCGGGCCGAATTCTACGCCCACATGGACGCGGCCAACGTGGACCTGAAGGCTTTCTCGGAACGCTTCTATCGCAAGATCTGCGCGGGCGAGCTGGCCCCCGTGCTCGACACGCTCCGCTACATCTATCACGAAACCAATACCTGGCTCGAGATCACCACGCTGCTCATCCCCGGCGAAAACGACAGCGACGCCGAGCTGCACGCGCTCACCGAATGGATCGTCACGAATCTGGGGCCAGACGTACCGCTGCATTTCACGGCCTTTCATCCGGACTGGAAGATGCGGGACCATCCGCCCACGCCGCCGGAGACGCTGCGCCACGCCCGCGCCATTGCGCTGAAAAACGGTCTGCGCTACGTGTACACGGGTAACATTCTGGACCCGGAAGGCCAGAGCACCTACTGCCACGTGTGCGGCCGCCTGCTGATCGGCCGCGTGGGCTACCGGATCACGGCCTGGCACCTGGACCCGCAGGGCCGCTGCCCGGATTGCCGGACGCCCTGCGCGGGCGTCTTCGAGGCCCGGCCCGGCACCTGGGGCCCCCGCCGCCAGCCCGTATGGCTGAAGGCGTTTGCGCCCTGAAAAACAAAAGCGCCCGGTCCGAAAGCTCGGAGCCGGGCGCTTCGTCCCGCGCAAGCAAACTCCCGATCAGCCGCAACCGCTCGAGCTACCGCAGTTCGGGCACACGTAGCAGGCGCCCGAGCGCACGGTGATCGAACCACAGTTCGAGCAGGCCGGCGCGTCTTCCTGGTTCTGGAACGACACCGTCGGCACCGCAGCGGCTTCCGGCGCGGCGGCCGCGCTCTTCTGCTGCGTCTGCAGGAAGGTTTCGATCGTCTGTCCCACCAGCGGCGTCACCTTGCCGGTCGGCTGCGGCTCGAAGCTCAGCTCCAGTTGCCGCTCATCACGGGCCGGACCGCTGCGTTTCACCTCGGCCGCCACCCCGTCGCGTGGATTTTCCTGCTTTTCTTCCTGCGGCCGTCCCAGGAATTTGAGCGACAGGTAGCGGAAGATGTAGTCCATGATGGACTTGGCGATCGGAATCTGCGGGTTGTTCGTGAAGCCGGCCGGCTCGAAGCGCATGTGGCTGAACTTGTTGCACAGGTCTTCGAGCGGCACGCCGTACTGGAGCGCAATCGAGATGGCCGTCGCAAAGGCGTCCATCAATCCCGAGATCGTCGAGCCCTGCTTGGCCATCGTGATGAAGATCTCGCCCGGCATGCCGGTGTCCGGGTACAGGCCGATGTGCAGGTACCCTTCGTGGCCAGCCACCGAGAACTTGTGCGTGATCGAAGGCCGCTCGTCGGGCAGCCGCTTACGCACCGGCTTGTAGACGATCTTCTCGACGACCTTTTCGATGACCTTCGGCTCGCCGGTCGCCATGCCGTCGCCGCTCGTCTCGCCCTTCTTGTCTTCTTTGCGCGTCGAGAGCGGCTGGCTCCGCTTGGAGTTCTCACGATAGATGGCCAGCGCCTTGAGCCCGAGCTTCCAGCCCTGGATGTAGGCGTCCATGATTTCCTCGACCGTCACGTGCTCGGGCATGTTGACGGTCTTGGAGATGGCACCGCTGATGAAGGGCTGGCAGGCGGCCATCATCTTGATGTGGCCCATGTAGTGGATGAAGCGCTGGCCCTTGTAGGGCTTGAAGGCGCAGTCGAAGACCGGCAGGTGCTCTTCTTTCAGGTGCGGCGCGCCTTCGATCGTGTCGTTTTCTTCGATGTAGGCCAGGATGTCCTTGATCTGCTCCTCGCTGTAGCCCAGGCGGCGCAGGGCGATGGGCACCGTGTTGTTGACGATCTTGAACATGCCATCGCCCTTGCCCGCCAGCAGCTTGTATTTGACCAGCGCGATGTCCGGCTCGATGCCCGTCGTGTCGCAATCCATCATAAACGAGATGGTCCCGGTGGGCGCGAGTACCGTGGCCTGGGCGTTGCGGTAGCCGTAGCGTTCGCCCAGCGCCACCATGCGCGCCATGCTTTCGCGGGCGGCTTCTTTCAGGTAGGCCGGACAACTCAGATGAATGTCCTCGACGGCCGCCTGGTGCATGCGCATCACCTCGAGCATGGGCTCCCGGTTCTTTTCGAAGCCCGGGAACGGCCCGATGTGCTCGATGGCCGCGATCTCGGCGCTCCGGGCATAGGCTTCTGCGTGCATGATCGCCGTGATGGCACCGGCCACAGCCCGTCCTTCATCGCTGTCGTAGGGCAGCCCCATGGCCATCAGCATGGCGCCCAGGTTGGCAAAGCCCAGTCCCAGCGGCCGGTAGTCGTGGCTGTTCTGGGCGATCTTTTCCGACGGATAGCCGGCATTGTCCACGAGGATTTCCATGGCCGTGATGAAAATCCGCACGGCCGCCCGGAAACGCTCGACATCGAACGACCCGTCCTCCCGCTGGAACTTGCGCAGGTTCAGCGAGGCCAGGTTGCAGGCCGAGTTGTCGAGGAACATGTATTCGGAGCAGTTGTGGACGGCGATGCCGTTGGCCACAAAGTGATCCGTAACCGGCTCCGTCAGGTCGTAGACAGGTTCCTCACCCAGCAGTTCAAGCGAAACAACCTGATCGACCAGCGGATCTTCGTACGCCGACACGGTAGCATTCAGCTCACGCAGGGCGGCCGCCTTCGGACTCTCCGGCAGAAAACCAATCTCTCGCTCAAAGCGGACCCGGCTCGACCGGCTAATGCGCAGACTGTATAGAGGCTGAACGCGGTATTCTTTTACCCCACCTCTACCGTCCGGCAACAATGCACGATCGGTCAAACGCCGGTTTTCATACAGCTTGCTCTTGATACCAAAGCCCAGCAGAAGCAGCTGAACCTGCTTCAGGAGTTCGCGCGAAGTCGATTCCAAGCTGATGTACTGGCTCTTTCTACCATAGTTGGCTACCGTGCCATCGGCCGTAAACAGTCCTCGTAGCAGCGCCGCCACACTCTGTCGATCCAGCCGAAAGACTTCCTCAGTAAATCGTTTTGCTGACGAACCCTCGTCCAGCACAGCAAACCGCTTCAAAACCTCCTGTACGGCTCGAGCGCCAGTAGCAACGGCAACTCCGGTAGGCCGCTCTGCCACCCGAACACCTTCAAAATGGGTCTGTCGATCAAACTGATTGACAACCTGAGCGACTTTTTCGGCCACAGCCTTTTCCCGCCGATCCAACATCAAAGTGGCCACTTCATGCGAAATGCAACCGTCCCCGACCATCAGACCGATGTACTCGGCCACTTCAGGATCCAGATGCTCACGACCGAAGCGCGGCGGCACCAGACGCACGATGTCGTTGCGAGTCAGTTCGGCGGCCGGCACATCACCGCGGTTTTCCGTCCACACCGGGTGATCGGCCGTCAGCTTCACCTCATAACCGCAACGGGTGCGCAGTCGGTAGACCGGCTTGACGCCCGTCTCGATCACCCGGGTGGTCCGATGCAGGCGTCCGTCCAGTCCGACTACCCGCGGTGTTTCACCCACCAGACTGTCGATGCGCCGCAATCCATCCTCGGTGGCCACCAGCGTGTCGCCCGTCACACACGGATTGCTGGAGTTGATCGGCCCGCTGTTTTTGCAGGTGTGCCAGCGCTGGATGGTGTCCTCGTACTGCAGGCCCGGATCGCCGCAGATCCAGGTACCCTCGGCCACCTTGTAGAGCAGTTCGTAGGCGTCGATCTCCTCGATAACCTTGCCTGTCGTCACGGCCTTGAGCGGGAATTTCCTGCGGGCCAGCACGGCCTCCATGAATTCGTCCGTGACGCGCACGGACTGGTTCACGTTCTGGAAGGCGACCGAGCTGTAGGCCTCGCCGTTGAACGAGCCGTCGTAGCCCTGCTCGATCAGGGCCCAGGCCTTCTTTTCCTCTTTAGCTTTGGCCGTGACGAACTCCATGATGTCGGGGTGCCAGACCTTCAGCGTCTGCATGATGGCGGCCCGGCGCGTCTTCCCCCCCGACTTGATCGTGGCGCCCGTGGCGTCCTGCACGCGCATGAACGAAACCGGACCCGAAGGCCGACCACCGCCTGAAAGCTTCTCCTTCGTCGAGCGCAGCTTGGACCAGTCGGCGCCCACGCCCGAACCGAACTTGAACAGGCGGGCGCTTTCGGCCATGAGCTGCCAGATGTCGTCGATCGAGTCCTCTACCGAAATGATGAAGCAGGCCGAGGCCTGGGGCCGCTCGTAGGGATCGACGGGCACCACCCGCTGCTTTTCGAAATCCCAGCCGTAGATCGTCTTGCTGCCCGTGTCGCGCACGCCGTACTGGTGGTAGAGGCCCACGTTGAACCAGACCGGCGAGTTGAAAGCGCCGTACTGGTGCAGGCAGAGCCAGGTCAGCTCATCGTAGAAGCGCTCGGCGTCTTCCGGCGTGGCGAAATAGCCCTGGGCCTTGCCCCAGTCGGCGATTGTGCGCGTCACCCGGTGGATGAGCTGCTTCAGGCTGTACTCCCGCTTGCCCTCGCGGGGATCGCCATTGCCGGCCGCCAGATCGCCGTAGAAGTACTTGGACGCGACCACGTTCGTGGCGAGCTGGCTCCACGTCGAGGGAAATTCCACGTCCTTCTGCTCGAAAACCGCTTCGCCTTTGCTGTTGTAGATGGCGGCCGTTCGGCGCTCCCAGGTGACCATGTCGAACGGATGAACGCCTTCCTGCGAAAATACGCGCTCGATGCGCAGCCCGCGACGGAGCTCCGGGGTGTCTGCCGACGACTTGCGGGGGGACTTTGCCATGGCTGCCTCCGAAAACCTGTACGTTCTGGTGATTGAACCACTTGCCCGGTGCCGGCGACTGCATAACGGCAATAACGAGGGCGTTCCCTGCCGCTCACCGGCACAGATGCGGTTCTTTAATAAAGCGACCTGAGGTCCGTTAAATCAAGGATGAGTTAGTCACAACTTATCCACAGAAAGGCCAATGTTTTTGAAAATAACAGACTTTTGCCCCACCAGTTCTCTCTGAGCTGCGTTATTTCCGTTATACATCAATGCGCCTCTAAGTTCAGCCTCCACAATCCACCCGCCCACACTTCTTGGCCTCTCGAGACGTATAACGGAAATAAAAACCCCGGCCAATCAACCGGGGTCCGCCACCGTGCAAGACGGCTTGTCTTCAACCTGCCTGTTTAAAATTCTTCCTCCTCGTCGAAATCATCGAAATCTTCGTCAAAGTCCTCCTCCTCAAAGTCAAAATCATCTTCTTCGTCCTCGAACTCGTAATCGTCTTCGAACTCGTCGTATTCCTCCTCGTCGAAGTCTTCTTCGTACTCTTCGTAATCCTCTTCTTCGAAGTCTTCGTCTTCAAAGTCGAAGTCTTCTTCCTCATCGTAGGCCCAGAGGGGCTGCAGCGGCAGCCGATCCGGCGCAAAGAGTGCGGTGCGCATGGTCAGGAAGCTTACCGGTTTGGTGAACAGGGATCCGACCGGAACGTCCGGCCACACCTCAAAAATACACAACCACGCCGTCAATGCAAGCCCTTCCCACCGGCCTGAAAGTATGAAATTTTTCACGTCGAACCGAACGTCCCCCGAGCGAGTACATGCTACGCCTGCATCGCTCGAACACAATCGAAAAGGAACCATGTACGACACGGACCGCAGCGCGTATCCGCATCCGGACGAGTTCAAGGTGAAACGTCCGGAATATACAGAGCTGGAAGACGGCTACTACCGGGCGACGATCGAGATCGCGCCCTTCAAAGTCGTGGGGGAGAGCCGCACCAAGGCGGGCGCCCGCCGCGTGGCCCTTTACCGCGCCGCGCTGACCTACCGCTCCTACCACCCGTCCTACCGGGTGGAAAATCCCTACCCCGACGAGTTCGTCGATCAGGAGGGCACGCGCTGGCGCCGGCTGCCTCCCTCGCAGCAAGAACTCGGCGACTATGCGTTCGTCGGTCCCGACGGCGAGGAAGACTACGCCACCATCGAACAGATGCTGATGTGGGACATCCGCCCGGCTTCCAGTCAGGAAGAAGACTGAACGTCCCTGACCCCGAAGGCGCTCCGGAATGAGCGCCTTTTTTGTTGGGCAAGCAGTAACTACGTAAAATTACTTAGAACTTTTTTCTTAAATTCCCGAAATAACTGGCGCTTGAATCCTTCGAAATCCGCTACCATGCAGGCGCAGGCCCTGCTGACCGTTCCATTTGATCGGGTGGCGACCCACGCACGCGGGTTTGTGGGCTGGGTGGCCGAACTGCTGCAGGGGCCCCTGGCCTATCAGCATACGCTGCTGGCTGTCTGTCCCAATTCGGAAGCGGTAACACGGGCCGCGCTGGAGGCCGCCGCCGAGGCCAACGCCCCGCTGCTTTTTGCCGCCACGCTGAACCAGGTGGACCTCGACGGCGGCTACACCGGCTGGACGCCCGCCACGCTGGCCCGGTTCGTGGCGGACGAACTGGCCCGCCTGGACCTGCACATCCCCGTCGTGCTCGGCCTGGACCACGGCGGCCCCTGGAAAAAGGATCTGCACGCCCGCAACCGATTGTCCTTTGAGGAAACCTTCCAGGCCGTGCTGCGGGCCATCGAGGCCTGTCTGGATGCCGGCTACGGCCTGCTGCACCTGGATCCGACGGTCGATCTGGAGCTATCGCCCGGCACGCCGGTGCCCATCCCGCGCATTGTCGAACGCTCGGTAGCGCTTTTGCGTCATGCCGAAACCTATCGACTTCGACGTAACCTGCCGCCGGTCGCCTACGAGGTGGGCACCGAAGAAGTCGGCGGCGGCCTGCAGGCCGAAGCGCGCATGGCGGAGTTTCTGGATCGCCTCTGGACCGCACTGGACCGGGAAGGCCTGCCCCATCCAGTCTTCGTGGTGGGCGACATCGGCACCCGGCTCGACACGCGCACGTTCGACTTCGAGCGGGCCCGACGGCTGGACGCGCTGGTGCGCCGCTACGGTGCCCTCATCAAAGGGCACTACACCGACGACGTGGATCGCCTCGATCTGTACCCGAAGGCGGGCATCGGCGGGGCCAACGTGGGCCCGGGCCTGGCCGCCATCGAGTTTGAAGCGCTGGAGGCGCTGGTGGAGGAAGCCCGTCGCCGCGGTCTTTCGGTGACGTTCGATCAGGCCATCCGCCGGGCCGTCGTCGAAAGCGGACGCTGGACGAAGTGGCTCCAACCGGAAGAGAAAGGCCAGCCGTTCGATGCGCTGGATCCCGAGCGGCAACGCTGGCTGGTGGCCACCGGCAGCCGCTACGTGTGGACGCATCCGGCCGTCCTGCAGGCCCGCCGCGAACTCTACGAGGCGCTCGCCCCCTGGCTCGATGCCGACGCTTTCGTGCGCACGCGCATCAAAGCACGCCTGATGGACTACTTTCGTGCCTTCAACCTGATCCATTTCAACGAGCGGCTGCAGGCCTTTCTCCCCGAATGACCGGTCAGGCCGGCTCTTCTGCCTGCGCCAGCGCTTCTTCTTTGACCCGGTGCAGATAGGCCAGGGCTTCTTCCCGATCGGCCGGCAGCTCACCTTTGAAGATCACCTCCTTGATTGCGCCCAGCGCCCGTCGTTCGGGCCCTTTGAGCGAGGCGGCCATCTCCTCGAACAGCGCCGCACGCCGCAGCGCTTCGTCCTTGATCTCCATCATGTACTGAAAGGCCGCATCGTGCTCGTTGGGAATGCGCCCTTCGAGAATGGCTTCTTTGATGGCCTCTTTGATGATCCCCACGGCCACACCTTCGCCGATGCCCAGCGTCCGCATGATCTCCTCGCCATCGACGGGCGGCTGGAAGTTGCGGATGCGGTCCTTTTCCTCCACTTCGGCCATGCGGGCCTCCAGCCGATCGAAAGCCTCCAGATAGCGACGCACGCGCCGGGGATTCTTGGAGGTGATGTCAGCCCGCACCAGCAGCATCAGATCCTCCAGGTCGTCGCCGGCCTCGAAGAGCAGTCGACGGATGGCCGAGTCGGTCACCTG contains these protein-coding regions:
- a CDS encoding LAGLIDADG family homing endonuclease, translated to MAKSPRKSSADTPELRRGLRIERVFSQEGVHPFDMVTWERRTAAIYNSKGEAVFEQKDVEFPSTWSQLATNVVASKYFYGDLAAGNGDPREGKREYSLKQLIHRVTRTIADWGKAQGYFATPEDAERFYDELTWLCLHQYGAFNSPVWFNVGLYHQYGVRDTGSKTIYGWDFEKQRVVPVDPYERPQASACFIISVEDSIDDIWQLMAESARLFKFGSGVGADWSKLRSTKEKLSGGGRPSGPVSFMRVQDATGATIKSGGKTRRAAIMQTLKVWHPDIMEFVTAKAKEEKKAWALIEQGYDGSFNGEAYSSVAFQNVNQSVRVTDEFMEAVLARRKFPLKAVTTGKVIEEIDAYELLYKVAEGTWICGDPGLQYEDTIQRWHTCKNSGPINSSNPCVTGDTLVATEDGLRRIDSLVGETPRVVGLDGRLHRTTRVIETGVKPVYRLRTRCGYEVKLTADHPVWTENRGDVPAAELTRNDIVRLVPPRFGREHLDPEVAEYIGLMVGDGCISHEVATLMLDRREKAVAEKVAQVVNQFDRQTHFEGVRVAERPTGVAVATGARAVQEVLKRFAVLDEGSSAKRFTEEVFRLDRQSVAALLRGLFTADGTVANYGRKSQYISLESTSRELLKQVQLLLLGFGIKSKLYENRRLTDRALLPDGRGGVKEYRVQPLYSLRISRSSRVRFEREIGFLPESPKAAALRELNATVSAYEDPLVDQVVSLELLGEEPVYDLTEPVTDHFVANGIAVHNCSEYMFLDNSACNLASLNLRKFQREDGSFDVERFRAAVRIFITAMEILVDNAGYPSEKIAQNSHDYRPLGLGFANLGAMLMAMGLPYDSDEGRAVAGAITAIMHAEAYARSAEIAAIEHIGPFPGFEKNREPMLEVMRMHQAAVEDIHLSCPAYLKEAARESMARMVALGERYGYRNAQATVLAPTGTISFMMDCDTTGIEPDIALVKYKLLAGKGDGMFKIVNNTVPIALRRLGYSEEQIKDILAYIEENDTIEGAPHLKEEHLPVFDCAFKPYKGQRFIHYMGHIKMMAACQPFISGAISKTVNMPEHVTVEEIMDAYIQGWKLGLKALAIYRENSKRSQPLSTRKEDKKGETSGDGMATGEPKVIEKVVEKIVYKPVRKRLPDERPSITHKFSVAGHEGYLHIGLYPDTGMPGEIFITMAKQGSTISGLMDAFATAISIALQYGVPLEDLCNKFSHMRFEPAGFTNNPQIPIAKSIMDYIFRYLSLKFLGRPQEEKQENPRDGVAAEVKRSGPARDERQLELSFEPQPTGKVTPLVGQTIETFLQTQQKSAAAAPEAAAVPTVSFQNQEDAPACSNCGSITVRSGACYVCPNCGSSSGCG
- a CDS encoding class II D-tagatose-bisphosphate aldolase non-catalytic subunit; this encodes MQAQALLTVPFDRVATHARGFVGWVAELLQGPLAYQHTLLAVCPNSEAVTRAALEAAAEANAPLLFAATLNQVDLDGGYTGWTPATLARFVADELARLDLHIPVVLGLDHGGPWKKDLHARNRLSFEETFQAVLRAIEACLDAGYGLLHLDPTVDLELSPGTPVPIPRIVERSVALLRHAETYRLRRNLPPVAYEVGTEEVGGGLQAEARMAEFLDRLWTALDREGLPHPVFVVGDIGTRLDTRTFDFERARRLDALVRRYGALIKGHYTDDVDRLDLYPKAGIGGANVGPGLAAIEFEALEALVEEARRRGLSVTFDQAIRRAVVESGRWTKWLQPEEKGQPFDALDPERQRWLVATGSRYVWTHPAVLQARRELYEALAPWLDADAFVRTRIKARLMDYFRAFNLIHFNERLQAFLPE